The region TCTGTGACCATGTGGGATTGAATTATGGGTTTCAAGTTTCCTGCTCGAGGCGGAGGAATCTCGTCGGTGACCGGATAGCCTGCTGCTTGATAGGCTGAGAAGCCACCGTCTAAGACGGCTGACCGTGGATGTCCTAAATAGCGTAGGAGCCACCATAGGCGAGCGGCGAAGGCGAACCGGCTGTCATCGTAGCTGACGACTAACGTTTCGGCGGTGACGCCCATATTGGAGAGCTTGGTGGCGAGCTGTTGTGGATCGGGCAGCGGATGTCGCCCTCCGTGGGTCTGGACGGGAGCAGCAAGATCTCGATTGAGATCTAAGTAATAGGCCCCTGGGATATGGTTATGCTCATATTGCTGCCGTCCCAGGTCTGGTTCCTGCAGCGAAAATCGGCAGTCAATGACGACGATTGATTGACGATACTCGGCAAGCCACTGGGGGGATACTGTTACTGTCTCTATTGCTGAACTCATGTCCGATATTCAGGCGCAACATCTTATCCCCAGGCTAACGGCTGATGGGTCCTATACGTTTTTCTCGAGTGAGTTTGGCGAATGCTTCCATAGCCATCATGGGGCTGAGCAGGAGGCTAGGGGAAAGTTTGTGATCCCGACGGGTATCCCGGAACGGGCGCAGCAAGGCCAGCTGACGATCTTGGATATTTGTTATGGCTTGGGCTATAACAGTGCGGCGGCGCTGGAGTGCATCTGGCAGGTTAATCCCAACTGTCGGGTGACGCTAGTAGCCTTGGAGAGCGATGGGGTGGTGGGTAAGGTTGCTGCTGCAAATAACTATCTTCAGCATTGGTCCCCAAAAATTCAGAACGATCTATTACAGCTTTGCACCGATCATCAGACTAACTCTTCTACTCTTGACGCACAGCTCCTCATTGGAGATGCCCGCCAAACCATTCAATCCTTGGCACAAGGGGACTTTATGGCAGATGCAATCTTCCTTGATCCCTTTTCTCCGCCTCACTGCCCGCAGTTGTGGACCGTGGAATTTTTGACCCAGGTCCGTCATTGTCTGCATTCCAACGGAAGACTCGCAACCTATTCATGCTCGGCAGCTGTGAGGACAGGACTGATTACTGCAGGTTTTCAAATTGGCTCTAGTTCCCCTGTGGGTCGCCGCACACCCGGAACGATCGCTGCTCTCGCTGCTGATTCCAATTTGCCTTCCCTTGCCGCTCAAGAATTAGAGCATCTGCAAACCCGTGCTGCCGTTTCTTATCGAGATCCCATGCTGCAAGATGGTACGGATACTATTCGTGAGCGCCGACGCCAGATGCAGCAGTGCTCTGAGTTAGAGCCGACGCGTCAATGGAAAAATCGATGGCTGTCGGTGTGATTGGGAGTTGAAGCTGGCGAATAAAATTCGCGCTCACAAGAACGAGGTCTGCCTCCGCAAGCTATACGAATCAAGGCTTCTGATAATCTGTGCAGGCGGATTTTGTCTTTGTAGCTGCGGTGCCCACCGCCAAGTGAGAAAGTTTTGTCAGTCAACTCATCAAATATTAGAAAATCCTATGTTGGCAGAGACGTCCTTAAGAAACATGACGCTTTTAGTGAACTAATGATAATTCTCATCAATGCAATGACGGATTTGTCTTCGTCAGTGCCCATACTGGAAGTTGTTTTGGGGTCTGTTAGTCATCCGGCTTATGGATGATGCACTGTCACTGTATAAGCTGCGATGTTCTAGCTATTTTTGAAATTGCTAATAATCGTTGTGGATGAGGTTTTCAATGACTAATACTAATGCTGAAGCCAACAGCAAAAAAATGGTAGCGGGTATCTGCGGCATTCTTCTCGGAGCGCTTGGTGTTCATAAGTTTGTGCTGGGCTACACCAAAGAAGGACTGATTATGCTGCTTGTCTCAGTTCTGACCTGTGGTTTTGCCTCTCCTGTTATGGGAGTTATTGGCTTAGTTGAAGGGATTATGTACCTTACGAAGTCGGACGAAGAATTTTATACAACGTATATGGCAGCTGAAAAGGGCTGGTTCTAGTATTGCGGTGGGTGGGGCCTTGTGGTGTCTGTATTGAAACATTCTTTGTCTAGACAAGGTTGTCGTAGACGTTGGGGATTTTTAGGACTCTTCTCAACACCGTTGTTAGGAGCTGTTACCTATGGCCAGGGATATAAGCTGTCATTTTTAGCCTGTCCTATCCGGCATTTCACAGGGGTTCCCTGCCCGACCTGCGGGATGACGCGATCATTTACGGCAGTTGCCCAAGGTCACTGGGGGCCAGCCATCAATTTCCATTTGTTTGGCCCTGCCTTATTTGTTGTCTTGAGCGGGACTGTTCTGCACCTCGCTGTCGAGCTAGCAACTCGACAAAGATATTCCACGGTTTATACCCAATTAATCAACCGCAGAAGTTTTCAGATTGTGAGTCTCTGCATATATTTAGGGTATTACTGGGTGCGTTTGGTCTGGCTTGGCTATCCTGATGAATTTTGAACAGAATAGCCCTGTGCCTTCCGCTCTGTCTTACGCAAATCTTGAAATCAATCTTGATCATTTGAATAGCCTGATGATATCCCCTCAAACTCGGAAACGGTCTCTATTACTCGGAATTACCTTGCTCTCTCTTGGTAGCTTTAGCACGGTTTATAGCTTAGATATCAATCTCCTGTTCAAGCTCTATGGACTCCTCTTCACTTGCCAAATTGGCTTTCTGCTATTTTTCTTGAGTCGCATGCGGTTTAGCAATCGCCGATGCTGACGCACACTTTTCTTTAGGTATCGGGGTAAATATGAATAATCCGAATCAAAATGATCTTAATGCTGTAATGCAGAGAGGCTATACCGTTGATATTGGCGGCTTTATCACCCGGGGCTGGGAAATTCTGCAAGAAGACATGGGAAACTTTATTGGCTTCACTTTGCTGATGGCGGGCCTTTTAGTCGCTGTCGGTATTGTTGTTCTCGTCATGTTTATTACAATCATTGGCATCCCGTTTGCCATTCTGCTGGCGCTGCTAGCCGGTCCACTTGTGATTGCTCCCCTCTCCGCAGGTTTTTTCGTCTTTGCATTCAAAAAGATAAAGCGACAACCAACTGAGTTCTCGGACTTCTTTAAAGGATTTCAGAATAACAACTTTCTGCCAATTTTTCTGTCTTCACTTGTGATCAGTCTGATTACTGCTGTTTGTAGTGCGCCAGGACAGATTGTGAACTACATTGCAGTATTTAGTTCTATTGGTTCTGAAAGCTATGAGCCGAGTGTTGTCTTGCAAGCTATATCTGGGCTCTTAAGCCTTGTTGGTTCTATCGCGGGTGCTTGTATCACCGCTTTCTACTGTTTTAGTGTTCCATTTATTGTGGCGCGCAAAATGCCTTTCTGGACCGCGATGGAAGCTAGCCGAAAATTAGTCATGCGGCAATGGTTTGGTATATTCCTGCTCCTGATTGTGCTGACTCTGATCAATATTGCAGGTCTAATACCCTGTGGCTTGGGCTTAATACTCACCGTCCCATTGACGTCGTGTGTGATTGCCGCAGCCTATGAAAGCATCGTAGGCTTACCTACCTCTGATCTCTCGCAGACATAAACCGGTATTAAGTTGACTGAGTATCTTTAACAACAAAAGCTGCTGATGAGGCCTAAAATTCTCTTGGTCAGCAGCTTTTATTTTTCTGTCTTGTGTGAATGCCGAGACTGTTACTACGGAGACTGCCTCAGTCTTCAGGATCAGGAATTAGACTTCTCTAGTTGCTTCGCAATGAGGCTATCAATAGAAAATAAACCACCGCCGTTGAATACGCAGAACAAGTACATCCCTGCGTAGAGTGCTGCTGTTTCAAAGGACGCGATCACGAACCCGTCTTCGCAAATGTGGAAGTAAACTGCCATCACCATTGTGAAGAGCAAGCCGATAGCCGCAGGGCGGGTCAGTAAGCCCAGAATCAGCAGGACTGCCCCGATGATTTCGGTGTAGGCGGCGCAGTAAGTCAAGAAGGTCGGGAACGGTAGCCCCATTGTTTGTGACACAACGTAGGATGCAAACCCCTGCACGTCTAATAGCTTACCGACGCCGTTGTGGATCATCATGCCTCCTGCGATCACTCGTAGGGCAGTCCACGCCAGTTGAAATAAGAGATTGGAATCTTGGTTGGAGCTGAAGAGCAGTGAGAGTAGGCTCGGTGACTCTTCGACTGCTGTTACAGATGCTGTTTTTGCCATAGTTTTAAGTCCGTTGGTGTGATGGGGGCTTTAACTCTGGTTCATAATCTTTTGGACAATCTCCATGCCTGTGAAAGCTTCCCAGCCAAAGAGACCGAGAATGATTGCGCTCACGGCCAGGTGGAAGTTGCGGGCCATGAGGCTGCCCCTTTGCATAAACGGAGATAGGCTAGCTGCGATCGCAACTAACCCTGTCATTCCCAGACCCGCGATCAAATGTGGTCCGACAAATAGCTTGCCGTTATTAACGTAGGTCACCCCAATGCCGCCAATGGATCCCAAAACCATCAGGGACAGCAAAATGGCGCCGACTTGATGATGCTTGATATGGAATCGGCCCTTGATTAACTGCTTGCGCTCCTCTCCCGCCACGGCTCTGATCTTTCGAACTTTGAGACCCAAATACATGGCATAGATGCAGAGCGCGAACACCGTCCACATCAGCACCGGATGGAAATAGGTAAATAGGGCCTTGAGAAGAGCAGAGAGGCTCATAGAGATGATAAAGATCCAGAGTTGCTTAACTAATCTTTATAAAAACTAGCATATCCTTAATAAAGACCAATTGATTGATTGAGATTGCTGATATGCAACACAACGCTCATGATGCAGCGACAGAGGGCGCTGTGTCGCGCGATTTAGAAGCACTGATCTTTGATATGGACGGGGTTCTCTGTGACACGATGCCGTTCCATTTAGCTGCTTGGCTGCAGTACAGCTCCACCGTTCCTGAGCTAGCTGGGGCCAGTCAAGAGCGGCTAGAGCAGATGGGAGGTAAGCGCAATCAAGAGCTTTTGCCTGAGCTGCTTGGTCGCCCTGTTCCTAAAGCGGATGTTCGGCGCTGGGGAGCTGAGAAAGAGGCTGTTTATCGAGATATGATTCGAGGCCGCATTGAGTGGTTACCTGGCCTCGTCGAGTTTTTAACTCAGGCCCAGGCTAAGGGACTGCGGCTGGGTCTAGGAACCTCTGCTTGCCGAGAAAATGTAGAGCTATTGCTTGCCCATGAAAACCTGGGTGATTTCTTTGAGGTGCGGGTCATTGATGCTGATGTTGAGCGGGGTAAGCCGGACCCGCAATGTTACTCGCTAGTGGCTGAACGGCTTGGGATCGCGCCAGAAAAGTGCCTGGTGTTTGAAGATGCAACGGCGGGCGTGCAGGCGGCTCGCAATGCGGGGATGGCCTGTTGGGGAGTGCTGACCACCTGTTCTGCGGTCGCGCTCCATGATGCTGGAGCTGAATACTGCATCAAAAACTTTCAAGATTCTTGTTTGCCCGTTATCATGCCTCAAGCATCGGTTTAAGGTCAGGGCAAGAAAAAATAGGAGGCGCTCGGCTGATACCTCGATAATCAGCCGAGCGCCTCCATCGTTTGGCGATGGGATGGAACCCTTGTATTTACCAGTAGCCTACGCAGCGGCTCTGAATGAGTGATTTTGGTGTAGGCTCTGTAGTGCTTGATGGGTGCTGGGTAGCTGCTGAGCCAGAGCGTTGGTTCTCAGACGAATATCGGCAAAGATCTGCTCAGCTTTCTCAACAGCTTGCGGGTTGTGCTCTAAAATCGGTGGACTTTGGTCTGGATAGACGCCCATTCCGGCTAGAACGCAGTAGTAGTTAGAGTTAGACCAAAAATTCTCGAATTCAAAATCGAAGGCGCTATAGTAGTCGGCGGAATTGGAGACCACGGCACCCACGGGTAAACCAGCCTTGTAAAGATCAAGTTTTTCTTGAATCGAGTCAGACTTTTTCAGGTCATAGCGATTAGTCTGCCAAAAGACAGTATCTTCGCGTCCCGTGGTGAAGTAGTGCATCTGTACGAAGTCGCGGCAGTCGTCAAACATCCAGGTGACTTTGCGGTTGAACTGTTTTTGGAGCTGTGGCTCCAGTGCTTGAGATGGCCAATGCTTCACGAGCTGGTAAAGGGTGGCATAGATAAAGTAAATTCCGGTGGACTCCAGGGGTTCTAAGAAGCTTGATGCTAAGCCAATGCCGACGCAGTTCTTGACCCAGGCGCGCTCAGTACGGCCCACGCGGAACTTAAGATGCTTGAGGGGCTGTCGTTCATCTAAGTTCCAAAGTTGCTGAAACTCTTGGGTGGCTTCGTCTTGGGAGCAGCTCTGGCTGGAATATACGTATCCGGTGCCGAAGCGTCCCTGCATTGGGGTTTTCCAGGTCCAGCCGTGCTTCATGGCGATGGCTGAGGTATAAGGTTCGATGCCGTGCTGATCGTCGTCATGGGGAACGGGTGTGGCGACGGCGGAATCACACAGGAGGGCGTCGTTCATTTCTATAAATGGCTCGCTGAGTGCCTTACCCAGCAGTAGGGAACGGAAGCCAGAGCAGTCAATGAAGAGATCGGCAGTTAGCTGTTGGCCGGTTTTGGTTAGTACCGACTGGATATTGCCAGTTTCGGGGGATAGAGCAACCTCAACGACGTCATCGACGATCCGGTTGACGCCTCTTTCTGTTGACCATTTTGTGAGATATTCGGCGACCAGATGAGCGTCAAAGTGCCAGGCGTAGTACATGGCAGGGTTGCGATCGCAAAACACCGGACTCAGCTTCTGATCCAGTAGCGCTGCCTCAGAATAGCAAGCATACTGCATGGCCCCTGCCGTCTCACCTGCGAGGTGCTTCCGCAGCCAATATTGCTGGAGTGGAATGCCCTCACAGGTCGGCATCCCGCCAAAAATATGATAGAAGGATTTATCAGGCCGTCCAGGCGATGGGGTTTGGCTCCAGTTAACAAACTTGACCCCAACCTTGTAAGAACCATTGACCTGCTGCATCCACTCTTCTTCAGGAATACCTAGAAAGTTAAAGAAGACCTGCTGCAGGCTGGGCAAGGTGGCCTCGCCGACGCCAATTTTCTTGACGACATCTGACTCAATGAGAGAAATCTCTACATCGTTGCCCAGCGCCTTGGTCAGATAAGAAGCTGTCATCCAGCCCGCAGTGCCGCCGCCGACAATCAAGATTTTTTGGATGGGTTGGTTCATGATAATTCTCGCTTCGTTGTAAAAATATTGGCATCACAATCTCTCTGCACTCTGCAAGCAGGCTGCCCCGGCTTTTTACCTTCGCTGCTTGATCGTGCCGCTAGGATTGTCTATTCAGGAGTTCTGTACGCAATACTTGAGTCGTTCTAATTCATTCGTGCTAGTGCTGGTGACTCTACGAGTCGATGATGCGGCTCTGGAGACACAACGCTAGACATCAGATATTCAATTGTTTGCTGCTTGACCCACCCGTGGCCGGACAGTATTTCTCCGAGGCGCTGATGTCGGCTCTGCTGTTCTAAAAGGGCTAGATCCAACTGCTCTAAAGTAATGAGACCGGCCTCTAGGAGATGGGTGCCCAGGCGAATGGGCTGCTGGACCGGGATGGAGACAGGGTGTTTTTTCGCGTAGGCCAGCATTTCGTCGGTAAATGCAGTAAAGACTTCAAAGATGCGATCGACGATCGCGAGCTTCTCAGCCCGATCTTCATTGGTTAACTCAAGCTCTTCGATGATGGGGACAACATCGTCTGAACTGTAGGTGTGGGCTGAATCAACCTCAAGGTGACCACTGCCAAAGTATCGATACCTCTGATGCGTTTTTGCTTCCAGGGACTGAATGATTTTTGCTGAAGCCGTTAGCAACACATTTCCGGTTGACTCCACCACTTCAATCACAACTAGCTTCTGGGCGGGAGAACATTGGTGGGTGTAGTGGTACAGCTCCTGGGTTACGCGCTGGGCGCAGACTGTTTCTTCATTCCAGAGGATTGCTAAGGCTTCTCGAAAGCTGAGATCTGGATTAAGACCTAATTTTTCTAAGTCCTCTAAAAACCAAACCCAGTGGTAATCGTCTTCATAGGTGTGCTGATTTATAATCGCCTGCAGCGGATCATCGCTGCTTTCATCTCGTAATACGTTCTTGTTGAGTTCTCCAAAACTCATCACGAAAGGGGCTGCACAGGGTGCAAACGCGAATCGCTGCCTGGGAGAAATACTGTCGTCTCTGAGATAGTCAAAAAATGGAAGCTGAGAAAAGTCTTTTTTCCTCTGCTCAATATATTGAAGGATAGGCTTCATCTATATAATTCCTCGTGTGAATGCCTCCGAGCCTTGATTTAAAAGCTCAGTAAAAACTAGTGATCTAACTAAGGTGAAATATATGAGGATTCTCAATCTAAAAAAATCAACCTAAGGATATATATTTGGATGATCTTATCTAGATTTT is a window of Acaryochloris thomasi RCC1774 DNA encoding:
- a CDS encoding DoxX family protein — its product is MAKTASVTAVEESPSLLSLLFSSNQDSNLLFQLAWTALRVIAGGMMIHNGVGKLLDVQGFASYVVSQTMGLPFPTFLTYCAAYTEIIGAVLLILGLLTRPAAIGLLFTMVMAVYFHICEDGFVIASFETAALYAGMYLFCVFNGGGLFSIDSLIAKQLEKSNS
- a CDS encoding DUF2752 domain-containing protein, which encodes MSRQGCRRRWGFLGLFSTPLLGAVTYGQGYKLSFLACPIRHFTGVPCPTCGMTRSFTAVAQGHWGPAINFHLFGPALFVVLSGTVLHLAVELATRQRYSTVYTQLINRRSFQIVSLCIYLGYYWVRLVWLGYPDEF
- a CDS encoding tryptophan halogenase family protein, which translates into the protein MNQPIQKILIVGGGTAGWMTASYLTKALGNDVEISLIESDVVKKIGVGEATLPSLQQVFFNFLGIPEEEWMQQVNGSYKVGVKFVNWSQTPSPGRPDKSFYHIFGGMPTCEGIPLQQYWLRKHLAGETAGAMQYACYSEAALLDQKLSPVFCDRNPAMYYAWHFDAHLVAEYLTKWSTERGVNRIVDDVVEVALSPETGNIQSVLTKTGQQLTADLFIDCSGFRSLLLGKALSEPFIEMNDALLCDSAVATPVPHDDDQHGIEPYTSAIAMKHGWTWKTPMQGRFGTGYVYSSQSCSQDEATQEFQQLWNLDERQPLKHLKFRVGRTERAWVKNCVGIGLASSFLEPLESTGIYFIYATLYQLVKHWPSQALEPQLQKQFNRKVTWMFDDCRDFVQMHYFTTGREDTVFWQTNRYDLKKSDSIQEKLDLYKAGLPVGAVVSNSADYYSAFDFEFENFWSNSNYYCVLAGMGVYPDQSPPILEHNPQAVEKAEQIFADIRLRTNALAQQLPSTHQALQSLHQNHSFRAAA
- a CDS encoding sulfurtransferase produces the protein MSSAIETVTVSPQWLAEYRQSIVVIDCRFSLQEPDLGRQQYEHNHIPGAYYLDLNRDLAAPVQTHGGRHPLPDPQQLATKLSNMGVTAETLVVSYDDSRFAFAARLWWLLRYLGHPRSAVLDGGFSAYQAAGYPVTDEIPPPRAGNLKPIIQSHMVTEIQAVAHRRDKTLVDSRDSDRYRGEREPIDPIAGHIPGAINYPWKAVTNERGYLKAPSELRHHWGTLDTSEVIVYCGSGVTACVNLMALEATGIKGKLYAGSWSDWCSYPLDSTMTVQLET
- a CDS encoding tRNA (5-methylaminomethyl-2-thiouridine)(34)-methyltransferase MnmD, which produces MSDIQAQHLIPRLTADGSYTFFSSEFGECFHSHHGAEQEARGKFVIPTGIPERAQQGQLTILDICYGLGYNSAAALECIWQVNPNCRVTLVALESDGVVGKVAAANNYLQHWSPKIQNDLLQLCTDHQTNSSTLDAQLLIGDARQTIQSLAQGDFMADAIFLDPFSPPHCPQLWTVEFLTQVRHCLHSNGRLATYSCSAAVRTGLITAGFQIGSSSPVGRRTPGTIAALAADSNLPSLAAQELEHLQTRAAVSYRDPMLQDGTDTIRERRRQMQQCSELEPTRQWKNRWLSV
- a CDS encoding TM2 domain-containing protein; the encoded protein is MTNTNAEANSKKMVAGICGILLGALGVHKFVLGYTKEGLIMLLVSVLTCGFASPVMGVIGLVEGIMYLTKSDEEFYTTYMAAEKGWF
- a CDS encoding DUF975 family protein; the protein is MNNPNQNDLNAVMQRGYTVDIGGFITRGWEILQEDMGNFIGFTLLMAGLLVAVGIVVLVMFITIIGIPFAILLALLAGPLVIAPLSAGFFVFAFKKIKRQPTEFSDFFKGFQNNNFLPIFLSSLVISLITAVCSAPGQIVNYIAVFSSIGSESYEPSVVLQAISGLLSLVGSIAGACITAFYCFSVPFIVARKMPFWTAMEASRKLVMRQWFGIFLLLIVLTLINIAGLIPCGLGLILTVPLTSCVIAAAYESIVGLPTSDLSQT
- a CDS encoding DUF4079 domain-containing protein gives rise to the protein MSLSALLKALFTYFHPVLMWTVFALCIYAMYLGLKVRKIRAVAGEERKQLIKGRFHIKHHQVGAILLSLMVLGSIGGIGVTYVNNGKLFVGPHLIAGLGMTGLVAIAASLSPFMQRGSLMARNFHLAVSAIILGLFGWEAFTGMEIVQKIMNQS
- a CDS encoding HAD family hydrolase is translated as MQHNAHDAATEGAVSRDLEALIFDMDGVLCDTMPFHLAAWLQYSSTVPELAGASQERLEQMGGKRNQELLPELLGRPVPKADVRRWGAEKEAVYRDMIRGRIEWLPGLVEFLTQAQAKGLRLGLGTSACRENVELLLAHENLGDFFEVRVIDADVERGKPDPQCYSLVAERLGIAPEKCLVFEDATAGVQAARNAGMACWGVLTTCSAVALHDAGAEYCIKNFQDSCLPVIMPQASV